Proteins from a genomic interval of Antedon mediterranea chromosome 5, ecAntMedi1.1, whole genome shotgun sequence:
- the LOC140050322 gene encoding sterol regulatory element-binding protein 1-like, with translation MDDTGQGWLFQDSTLPPMDPNFGAASDGSELLFNDIDDIITAGFDSNQQDFSILDGTWDSMQDGSQTYLTDESFDLLPAAQVPQNQQVLSPPTQVVPPTVRTVLSPSMQILPNAQILTQSAQILSPTPKVVSPTHEAISPKQILTQKQTLTNSIPQQQVLQLQLQPQQQQILTQQTQAVTEKPATENTVQQQTVQIQQIIQQLQQAAQQVSAAACKTVATSAAASNQPFNKSYQQVLVPQIIKTESGQSVPVVVTTSAISNVVVEQQDKMRIARINATNNLQAQQLPKGEKRTNHNAIEKRYRFSINNKILELKEMVVGNDAKIQKSGILQKAIDLVKYLRKTVENLKQENRILKAQVERLKNGLPIDDLDIKNEPMTPPPSEYSSPSRSPSSSSSGVGSPGPYAMEDDSLSDTVPSPRGMLDRTRMGLCIFLFAVLAFNPFGSLITNQNSPSDDYGTGRTLLGVDVEAEQSWYDWMFPSMLIWGINSIVALFVLARILIYGEPVTHTNSKEAVSFWRHKKQADLDLARGDYASATSQLRLCLVALGRPLPTSRVDLASCLAWNCLRHVLNRLWIGRLLVRGRLRGNNKPSDVKVSAKNASLIYHKLHQLYMTGKSSDGLVHAVNMALSAMNLAEVAGDVISKDTLAEIYVTTAVHIKTHVHRRLHIFSRYFLSRARHACAGQEGAIPPSLQWLFHPAGHSFFVSGNWNCETIVESMFTTTGNCADPLSHISRAFRENLLDKALYTLVAPTQKQTNRNTAVTSNTDGIAQNQCSDVCQYLQLLSECSDTAGPPQQASFAIGSNMSAATGSDPVSKWWCNIILVATHWLQGDDTAAERLYSSIETLPIQLQNKEDPLPIVVQLAFKARRIFLSDSKKDQFNEECVRLCNKSSKYLQKSLSLADQPNQSITQAIQLLVCDWLLSTRTAVWQKQTGNQGTISSTIELSAFQQDLASLRKLANVFKPAMGSVSRHEATARLMAGANPKRTQQLLDRSLRRRVINSANNAIKDDDIKVSDHNRGAALMMACKHLPSQLLSSPGQRERMLTEAVQSFERVGDRRSVQDCQQMLISLERTKPVCVTTCQSTPIPCC, from the exons ATGGACGATACAGGGCAAGGCTGGCTTTTTCAAGACAGCACTCTGCCCCCGATGGACCCTAATTTTGGAGCTGCCAGTGATGGAAGTGAATTACTGTTTAATGATATTGATG ATATAATAACTGCAGGTTTTGATTCGAACCAACAAGATTTCTCCATTCTTGATGGCACGTGGGATTCTATGCAGGATGGCTCCCAAACATACCTCACGGATGAAAGCTTTGACCTATTGCCAGCGGCGCAAGTCCCTCAAAACCAACAAGTATTATCACCGCCAACGCAGGTTGTGCCGCCAACAGTACGCACCGTACTCTCACCCTCAATGCAGATACTACCAAATGCACAAATTCTAACCCAATCAGCTCAGATACTGTCCCCTACACCAAAGGTTGTATCCCCCACTCATGAAGCGATTTCTCCTAAACAAATCCTAACACAGAAGCAAACTCTGACGAATAGCATCCCTCAGCAGCAGGTTCTGCAGCTCCAACTGCAGCCCCAGCAGCAGCAGATTTTAACACAGCAAACGCAAGCAGTGACTGAGAAGCCAGCAACAGAAAACACTGTACAGCAACAGACAGTACAAATACAGCAAATCATACAACAGTTGCAACAGGCAGCTCAGCAAGTATCTGCTGCAGCTTGCAAGACAGTTGCAACTTCAGCCGCGGCTTCCAATCAACCATTTAACAAGTCATATCAACAG GTTTTGGTTCCACAAATTATCAAGACAGAATCTGGACAGTCCGTACCTGTGGTGGTAACTACTTCCGCTATCTCAAATGTGGTTGTGGAACAACAAGACAAGATGCGAATTGCACGTATAAATGCGACAAACAACTTGCAAGCACAACAGCTACCGAAGGGAGAAAAACGAACAAACCACAATGCCATTGAAAAGCGTTATCGTTTCAGTATCAACAACAAGATTCTGGAGCTGAAAGAGATGGTGGTTGGAAATGATGCAAAG attCAGAAATCTGGGATATTGCAGAAAGCGATAGATCTTGTTAAATATTTAAGGAAAACTGTAGAGAATTTGAAACAAGAAAATAGAATATTGAAAGCACAAGTAGAAAGACTTAAAAATG GTTTGCCTATTGATGACCTTGACATAAAGAATGAACCAATGACGCCACCACCTTCTGAATACAGTTCACCTTCACGTAGCcctagtagtagcagtagtggAGTTGGCAGTCCAGGCCCATACGCCATGGAGGATGATAGCCTCTCGGACACCGTTCCAAGCCCTCGTGGAATGCTTGATAGAACTAGGATGGGCTTGTGCATTTTCTTGTTTGCTGTCCTAGCTTTCAATCCATTTGGATCTCTTATTACCAATCAGAATTCTCCAAGCGATGATTACGGAACAGGAAGAACATTATTGGGAGTAGACGTTGAAg CTGAGCAAAGTTGGTATGATTGGATGTTCCCCTCAATGTTAATATGGGGTATCAACAGCATTGTTGCCCTATTTGTGCTGGCTAGAATCTTGATCTACGGTGAACCAGTCACTCACACCAACTCAAAAGAGGCTGTTAGCTTCTGGAGGCACAAGAAACAGGCTGACCTGGATCTGGCAAGA GGTGATTACGCATCAGCTACAAGTCAACTCCGTCTTTGTCTAGTTGCTCTTGGACGACCTCTACCAACCTCAAGAGTTGACCttgcatcgtgtcttgcatgGAACTGCCTTCGACACGTGCTAAACAGGTTGTGGATCGGTCGATTGTTGGTTCGAGGAAGGTTACGTGGAAACAACAAACCATCCGATGTTAAGGTGTCTGCTAAAAATGCATCTTTGATCTACCATAAGTTACATCAGTTGTATATGACTG GCAAATCTTCTGACGGCCTTGTACATGCTGTGAACATGGCTTTAAGCGCAATGAACTTGGCCGAAGTAGCTGGAGATGTAATTAGTAAGGACACCTTAGCTGAAATATATGTCACAACTGCTGTACATATTAAAACACATGTCCATAGACGACTTCATATCTTTTCA AGATATTTTCTAAGTCGGGCAAGACATGCATGTGCTGGTCAAGAGGGTGCTATTCCTCCTTCGTTACAGTGGCTATTTCATCCTGCTGGGCATAGCTTCTTTGTTAGTGGCAACTGGAATTGTGAAACTATTGTTGAGAGTATGTTTACAACTACAGGAAATTGTG cgGATCCCCTGTCGCATATTAGTAGAGCGTTCCGTGAAAACTTGCTTGACAAAGCACTGTACACCCTTGTAGCACCAACACAAAAACAAACCAATAGAAACACAGCAGTAACGTCTAATACAGATGG AATTGCACAGAACCAGTGTTCAGATGTCTGTCAATACCTACAGCTTCTTAGTGAGTGTTCAGACACAGCTGGGCCACCTCAGCAGGCATCCTTCGCCATTGGATCAAACATGTCTGCAGCCACAG gCTCAGATCCAGTCTCCAAGTGGTGGTGTAACATTATTCTTGTAGCGACACATTGGCTGCAGGGTGATGATACGGCTGCAGAGAGGCTGTATTCTAGTATTGAGACACTCccaatacaattacaaaataaaga GGATCCATTACCAATAGTAGTTCAATTGGCTTTCAAAGCAAGACGCATTTTCTTGTCCGATTCCAAGAAGGACCAGTTTAATGAAGAGTGTGTTAGATTATGCAATAAATCAAGTAAATACTTACAGAAAAGCCTCAGCTTAGCAGACCAACCAAATCAAAGTATTACACAG gcaaTTCAATTGCTGGTTTGTGATTGGTTGTTATCAACAAGAACAGCTGTGTGGCAAAAACAAACAGGTAACCAAGGTACCATCAGTTCCACCATTGAGCTGTCAGCCTTCCAGCAAGACCTGGCTAGTCTCAGGAAACTTGCCAATGTTTTCAAACCAGCTATGGGTAGCGTGTCGAGGCACGAGGCAACGGCACGTTTGATGGCAGGGGCAAATCCAAAACGTACGCAGCAGCTGTTGGATAGAAGCCTGCGACGGAGAGTCATAAACAGTGCTAATAATGCCATTAAAG ATGATGACATCAAAGTTAGTGACCATAACCGAGGTGCGGCATTAATGATGGCGTGTAAACACCTTCCATCGCAGCTTCTCTCGTCTCCTGGCCAGCGAGAGCGTATGCTCACGGAGGCAGTACAGTCTTTTGAACGAGTAGGTGATCGTAGAAGCGTGCAAGATTGTCAACAGATGTTAATTTCATTAGAACGAACGAAACCAGTTTGCGTTACAACTTGTCAATCCACCCCGATTCCGTGTTGCTAA
- the LOC140050323 gene encoding COMM domain-containing protein 8-like — MASEVAKEDLNLLSKCPKDRIEAFCHGLIDGFIGRSKLRYKDYGELWTMEEWFKVVDACQRCVKRMSRKQLTKEEISQLFDGVSDEYIQPFVSCVNVRSEDLRKHLLEEVASISHSHLQDFDWKLKLALSNDKISSVQEPLVTVEFITKSGDESKSFSVEMNKEELKQFVSSMEAANKIMVQMKTE; from the exons ATGGCTTCGGAAGTAGCAAAAGAAGATTTAAATTTGCTTTCCAAATGTCCGAAAGATAGGATCGAAGCG ttcTGTCATGGGTTGATTGATGGATTTATAGGTAGAAGCAAACTAAGGTATAAAGACTATGGTGAATTATGGACAATGGAGGAATGGTTCAAAGTAGTTGATGCTTGCCAACGCTGTGTCAAAAGGATGTCTCGCAAACAGTTAACAAAAGAAGAG ATTTCTCAACTTTTTGATGGAGTTTCGGATGAATACATCCAGCCTTTTGTAAGTTGTGTCAATGTAAGGTCGGAGGATCTACGGAAACATCTGCTGGAGGAAGTCGCTTCAATATCACATTCACATCTTCAAGATTTTGATTGGAAGTTAAAA cTAGCTTTGTCAAATGACAAAATATCATCAGTTCAAGAACCGTTGGTGACTGTAGAATTTATTACCAAATCGGGCGACGAAAGCAAATCATTCTCAGTAGAAATGAACAAAGaagaattaaaacaatttgtaagCTCAATGGAAGCAGCCAACAAG ATTATGGTACAGATGAAGACAGAATga